The Spiroplasma corruscae DNA window GCACCTTCTGAAATACCAATAATCCCCATTATTATTGCACTAACTCCTGCAGATCTTTGTTCGTCATCAAAATACCTTCTAAGCACTAGTGTAGTTATACCAATACTTATAGGTGCTATAGGTAGACTTGCTCCAATAATTGCCATAGGCTCTGATATTTGTTCATTTAATAAACTTACACCTGTTAAAAAAGTTATTTTATTTATTGGTCCACCAATATCAAAACAAATCATTCCCCCGAGTATCATCCCAAGAATGATCGAAGTAACAATATTGATACTTTGAACATTATATAAACTATATATGAAACTCATAAACTTATGCATAATCCAACCAATTGGACTTCCAATTAAGTAAACAAATATTATTGTTATTCCAAATACTCCAAAAATAGGAATAAAAAATAATCCTAATATATTCTTTAATTTGTTTCCAACCCTTCAACTATTAACTCATTTTGTAAAATTACCAACTAAAAAACCAGATAAAATAGCCCCAATAAAACCAAGTGGTGTAAGTATTGTGGGAATTCCGGGTAACACAAAAAAAGTGTTTACATCGTTTCCTATATAACCTCCCACTAAAGCGGGTGCAATAGCATAATTTCCTCCAATTGACTTTGCAATGAAAGCTGCTAGTACTGGTACCATAAGCATAAATGATGTTGATCCAATATGTTTCATAATAACTAGAGGATTGTTTGGATACTCAATATTATTTGGTCCTCCTACATCAGAGTTTGGTCCTCAAATAATTTTAGCAATAAACAACGATAGTGCTGAGCATAGTCCACCGATAATAATTATTGGTATTAAGTAATTCATACCATAGCTAATATGATTAACTAACCCATAACTTTTATCTTCCTTATTTAAAGTTGTTATAAAATTAATATCCTCAAAATATACTTTTGATTTTAATACACCTTGGTTTAATACATTTAATGGGTCCTTTATAACTTCTATTACATTAGTCTGGTATACTTTTTTTCCTATAAATCTAGTTTTATCAATGTTTGTTTCAGCACCAATTAAAACTATATCAGCCTCGTAAATCTCTTTTGTCGTTAACTCATTTTTAATTGTTTTATAACCTTGTACTTCAACCCTAATTTGATGCCCTTCTAAAGTTAATTTATTTATCAACTTCTCTTCAGCGATATATGAATGTGCCAATCCAAGTTTACAAGAAGTTATAGCTACTATATTTAATGGTTTGCACTTTGTTACAGTGTTACAATTTAATATTGATAAAGGTTTTTTAGATATTAAAAGGTTTTCAATTTCGAAGGTTAAACCAATAGTTTTAATAATATCTCTAAATTCTTTATTTTTTAGTTTTTTTAATAATTCATCAAATATTATATTAGAAATAAAATTTTCTTTTATAGGATGTAAAACAAAGATAAAAAAATTCTTAGTTTTTTCAAATTTATCCGTTTTTATAAGTCTATTATTTTTAACACATATTATAAATGTGTCTTTTATCTCAGGTATAGCGCATTTTTTTAAAATAAAATTATCTTTTGAATATGCAATAATAGAATCATCATAAACACTTTTAAAATTTATATAGTCATTTCTCTCTTTTAAACCAACAGAAGTGTATAACTTTTGACTAATAAAAATAAATAAGTTTTCTATAGACTTAAAATCTTTATTAACATAAATTAAAACATTTTCTTTATTAATTATCATTTTTTCCTCCTAAATAATTATAATATTTATTATCTGGTACCTAATAAACGAAAGAAATTTGAAACTTGTTTTAATAAATAAAATAAATTTTTAAATGTAATAAGACTCTCAATTAAAAGTTTTTTAAGTCGATATTTAATAGGAGGTTAATATGATTTTAAAAAATAAAGGTATGTTTTTAGAAGTGTTAATAAATAACTCTATAAAAAAGATTAATCAAGATAACTTAGCGTTTATTTTGAAAATGCCAATTGATTCAAATATAATTTCCTATGACTCTAATATAATTAAATCAAGTCTTAAAATTAATAACTTTTGTGATTATGTAGGTATTTTTAATGGTATATATATTGAATTTGAGGCTAAAGAGACAGAAAAAAAATACTTTCCTTTACAAAATATTAAACCCAATCAGGTAAAGAAACTAAATAAAATTAACGAACATAAAGGAATCTCGTTTGTATTAATTTATTTTCATATTTTTAATGAAATCTTTTTAATGCCTTCTATTCACATTAAGGAGTTTAAAGTAAAAAAAATACCATACGAGTATTTTTGTAGTAATTATCAAAAAATTAACTTTGAAAATGGCTTTATAGATTTAATAAGTATAATTAATCATTTAATCAGTTATACATAGTTATTTTTACTGATGAATTTTTAGCCTTACTGTCAAGTAACTTAAATAGTTCATCTAATGTTTCTACATTAGAACTATCTATTATGCTTGCAATTTTTGCAATTGATAAACCAGACGTTGAATATTCTTCTAATTTAGTTATATCAGTGTCTTTTAGTTTATAATTAAGTTTATTTTCAATTATCTTATAGTTTTCTTTATTCTTTGTTTTAGTATATTCATCTTCAATTTTTACAAGTAGTTTATTAAATAAGGGTGATAAGTCTAAAATTGTTTTCTTAGACTTAATAACAATTTTTATATTACTATTTTTTAATAAGTTAGATATTTCTTGTTCAATTTTATCACTAGTTAATGTCATGTAATTTGATAATTGTATTGGTGTGAAGTTTTTTTGCTCTTCTGTAGAAAGTTCCATTATTAGCAACAATATAGAAAGTTGGTTTTCATTTATACCTACTTTTTTGTAGTTTAATATTAGAAGAGTTTTTTTATTAATTAATCCATCTTTAAATAATTTATTCATTTTTCATAAAAAAAATTAAAAGTTACCTAAGCAACCTTTAATATTGTAAAACTATTTAGCAACTGCATCTTTCAATTGTTTAGCTGCTTTAAACTTAGCAACAGTTGTAGCTGCTATTTTAATTTTTTCACCAGTTGCTGGATTAACACCTTCACGAGCTGCTCTATCACTTGTTAAGAATTTACCAAATCCTGCGATTTGTACTTCCTCTTTACTTGTTAAAGCTTTTGTTATCTCATCAAATACATAACTAACCATTTTTTCTGCATCTGCTTTAGAAGTGCTAAAATTCACTGATAATTTTTCTGATAATTCTTTTTTTGTCATAGTAATTCTACCCCTTATTGTATCTATACTACCGTAGCAAACTTAAAGAAACTGTTAATAAGATTACTAGGGTTAAGATTATTGTATAGTATTTTATACATTATTTCAAACAATGGTGTATCAATTTTATACTTTTCCATTAACTTAAATGCTACTTTTGCAGAGGCTACCCCTTCTACTGTTTTTTTATGATATTTTAAGGCAGTCGCAGCACTATTGTTTTCAGCGATTGCCATTCCTAAAGAAAAATTTCTTGATTTAAAAGAAGAGCAAGTTAGGATCAAATCTCCTAAAGTTGCAAAATTCATAAATGTAGTCATTTCTGCTCCAAACACTTTAGCGAACTTATATATTTCTGCATTTCCAATAGTTATAAGCGAAGCTCTGGCATTATCAGAAGCACTATATCCTTGTAATATACCACTAGCAATAGCAATAACATTTTTTAATGCCGCTGAGACTTCACAACCAGCAATATCAGTAGTGCTTTTAACTATGAAATATTCATTACTAAATAAATTAGCTATGAAATCTGCAAATACTTTATCTTTACTACATGACATTATGCAAGTAGGTTTTCTTAAAATAACTTCAATAGCAACAGAAGGTCCATACAAAGCACCAAAATTTTTCATTACATTTTTATTTTCTAATTTTTTAATAATTTTATTACTTAATAGATCTAAATTCTCCTCATCAAGACCTTTAGCAATATTTATAATAGACATCTTACGCTTGCCATATTTTAATATATTATCTAATGCACTATCTAATGCAAATGTAGGTACACTTAAGATTACAACTTCTGCTTTTTCAATTGCAACAGGAAAGTCGTTGGTTGCTTTAATATTTTCATTAATAATTAGATCTCTAAAAAATGCTGAATTTATATGGTTATCATTTATATCATTCACTTGACTATTTTCAATACCGTGCATAATTACATTATGTCCGTTATCAGTTAATACATTAGCTAATACTGTACCATAAGCACCTGTACCAATAATGGTAATATTTTTACTTGATTGCATTTAATTTCTCCTATCTCTAAAAATTATTTTAATTGGAACTCCGGAAAAATCAAAATGTTGCCTAATTTGATTTTCCAAAAACCTTTTATATGAAAAATGAGCATATGATGGATCATTTACAAATAATACAAATGTTGGTATATATGCCTCTACCTGGGATGAATAATATATTCTTAATCTTCCTCCATTGTGACTTGGGGACGGGTTAATTAACTGTGCCTTATTAAATATTTCATTTAGGACACTAGTTTTAATTCTTTTTTTAAGGTTTTGATTAACATTTTCAATTATGTCAAAAACTTTATTAACTCTTATTTTTTCCGTAGCTGAAATAAACAAAATTTTAGCATAACTTAGATATTTAAAATAAGATCTTATTTCCTCTTCTTTTTTATTCATTGAATTAGAATCTTTTTTTTGAACTAAGTCTCATTTATTTGCAATTATAATAATAGGTTTGCTCTCCTGGAATGCAAAACCACCAATGTTAGAATCATGATCAGTAATTGGAAGACTAATATCAAGCATTAATAATACAACGTCAGATTTATTTATACTTGTAATTGATCTTATGTAACTATACTTTTCTAAATTTTCATAAATTTTACCTTTTTTTCTTAACCCAGCAGTATCTATAATAAGAAACTTTTTATTATTTACTAATATTGAACTATCAACTGCATCTATTGTTGTACCAGGTATATCTGAAACAATCATTCTTTTTTCACCTAATAATGAATTTACAAAGCTTGACTTACCGACATTAGGCTTACCTACCACAGATACTTTTATGCTCTCGTCTTCTTTAATATCATCAGAGTTAGGAAGGTTTTGAGTTATCCTATCAAGTAAATCACCAACTCCGATACCATGAGTTGATGAAACTAAAACTGGCTCACCAAGTCCTAATGACAAATATTCATAAGAGTTATTAAAATCATCTTTCTTATCATATTTATTAATTACTAAAATAATAGGTTTGTTAGTTTTATAAAGTATTTTAAGAACAGCATTGTCTTCAGGGCATATTCCATCTTTATAATTTAAGACAAATAAAATAAGATCCGCTTCTTTAATTGCAATTTCAGCTTGCATTTTTATTTCCTTTGCAAACTTTGTATCTTGTAGTGTAATACCTCCAGTATCAATTAATATAAATGGTACCGTTAATCACTCAGCATCACCATATAATCTATCTCTTGTAACACCTGGAACATCTTCAACAATTGATTTTTTCTCTTTTATTATTCTATTAAAAAGTGTAGATTTGCCAACGTTAGGTCTACCAACAATTGCTACTATTCCTTTTTTTTTCATAAATGAACCTCTTTATTCTATCGATTTAACTTTTTCTATAACTTTTTCAACAGCTTCATTTATTGTTAAAAAACTTGTATCAAATACTCAAGCGCTGTCAGCAACTTTTAAAGCACCGATAGATCTATTTTTATCATTTTCATCTCTTTTATAAATACTATTGTAAATTTCTTCATAGTTATTTGGAATAATATTGTTTTGGTTGTTTTGTTCAAACCTTCTTTTAGCTCTTGCCTCAATTGAGCAATCAAAATATATCTTTAAATCAGCATTTGGTAAAACAACTGTTGTAATATCTCTTCCAACCATTATAATACTTTTATTAAATGCTATTTTTCTTTGACTATTAACCATAAATTCTCTTACTTTAATATTATTTGCTACATACTTAATGTTTTTAACCACATCGTACGAAGTTAATAACTTATCATAATTTTCACCATTAATTATTGGTTCACTTGAATCATTTAATTCAAAATTAAAGCTATGCAATAAACCTTCCATTATGTCAGAGTTTTTAAAATCAATATTATTTTTTAGACAAAACAATGTAAATGCCCTATACATTAGACCAGTATCAAAGAAAGTAATATTTAACTTTTCTGATACTAATTTCATAATTGTACTTTTACCACTACCTGCAGTACCATCTACTGCTACTCTAATCATTTTCTTCATTAATACCTCTAAAAATCTATAAATATAGGAATAACTATTGACAATATCATTACAAAAAAAACCAAAAGTATTAAAGGCAATACTCATTTAATTTTTGTACTCTTTATTTTAGGATTATACGCTTTTAAAAGTTTATTTTGGTATACTTCAACTTTACCTTGCACTTCTACAAGCATTGTATTTGTAGATCTTTTATCCTGTGATCTCATTTGATGAACGGTTGTCATTGAAATATTATTTGGTAACTGTGTTTTATTTAGTTGCTTATTTTTCAATTTTTCAATGCTTCTTTGAAAAATTTGTTGATTTCTTCCAATGTTTTCATAATACAACTTATACTTTTCATTTCTTAATATAATTTTTTGTTCATCTTTGTTTTTATTAAGAGGCACTTCACTTTTTGATATATTATTATCATTTATTTTTTTTAATTCAGCTATTTCTCTTTTTAAGTCATATTTTATTTCATCAGATATAAAATTAGATGTTTTATCTTTATCTAAATAAGGTTTTTCAAACTGATGTTTTTTATCAAAATAATCCAGTTTTTCTTTAAAAAAATTAAGGTCAATTTCTTTTAATCTTTCAAAAGTAGAATTTATTATTGATTTATCGTTTTGTAGCTGTTTATTATAAATAATATCTTTTTTTACTTTATCGTGCAACTCCTTGTTGCGCGTCATTCTTGACTGATTTGCCATTAAACACCTCTATGCTCTTATTATTATAAATTAAATGACTTAATAATTAAAATTATTGTAATATATTACTATATTAAAGGAGAAATATTATGAAAAAAACTTGAATAGATAAAGATTTATGTATTGGTTGTATGGCTTGCGTTGAAATAGATGAAAGCGAAACTCTTTTCATGGATGAAGATGGTCTGGCAGAGGCAAAAGAAAATAATCTTGAATTAAAAGAGTGCCAAATGGTTTGTCCTACAAGCGCAGTCAAAATAAAAGAATAGATAAAATATATAATTTTGCTTATAAACGAACATAATGATTTAAAATATCATTTTACATCATTTTTATTAATTAAATATTATTTTAATCATGAAATAATAGAATTTTTAATGTGGTCTTTTTTAAAAGACTTTTTTTAATTCTCCACTTTACTTAATTACCTTACAATGTTCTTATAAAGATTTATTATAATAATAAAAATATAAAACCACTTTTTTAATTATTTTAATCTTGTTCAAATATAATTATAATTAAAAAAACCAGTAATTTTATTACTGGTATAATTAGATTTTCTATTTTTTATATATTTAGTTAGCACGATACAAATTAAATAAAATAATGAATTTATTTTCTTAGAATATTAGAAAGTGCTTTCATTTCTAAATTTTTGTTCTTTTAGCATGTCATATACTTCACTTTCAAATTTTCGAGTTCCATTTATAACTGCCATCAGTGGGTTTTCTGCAATTTTACATGGTAATTGTAATGTGTCTGCAAAATACTTATCGATTCCTTTTATTAAAGCTGTCCCTCCACATAATACGATACCATTTCTAAATATATCTCCAGCTAATTCTGGTGGTGTTTCTTCTAAAACTTGTACTACTAAATCAATGATTTTTGATAAAGGAATTTTCAATACCTCTCTCATCTCTTGTGGTGTGACTTCAATTTCTCTTGGTAAACCTGAAACTACATCACGTCCATATAGCTTTATTGATCTTTCGTCAGGGTATTTTGATAAAGAACCGATTTTAATTTTTGCTTGTTCAGCTGATTTAATTCCTATTTCAAGACCATACTGAGCCTTTACAAATTTTAATACTTCTTCATTTAATAAATTACCTGCTATTTTTATAGATTTTGAAAGAACGATTTCACCAGCTGATAACACAGCAGCATCCGAAGTTCCTCCGCCCATATCAACTACTAAGTGTCCTGAAGGTGCATCGACTCTTACACCACCACCGATTGCAGCCATTTTAACTTCCTCTTCTACAAAAACATCCGCTGCTCCTAAATTAAGTGCAATTTTTTTCAATGCGCTTTTTTCAAGTTCAGTCACAACAGATGGGCATGCCATTAATATAACTGAGTTTTTTAAATACTTTTCAATTCTTAATTTTTTAAAAATATAGTTTAACTGTGCCTGTGTTGCTTTTGCATCAGT harbors:
- a CDS encoding PTS fructose transporter subunit IIC; amino-acid sequence: MIINKENVLIYVNKDFKSIENLFIFISQKLYTSVGLKERNDYINFKSVYDDSIIAYSKDNFILKKCAIPEIKDTFIICVKNNRLIKTDKFEKTKNFFIFVLHPIKENFISNIIFDELLKKLKNKEFRDIIKTIGLTFEIENLLISKKPLSILNCNTVTKCKPLNIVAITSCKLGLAHSYIAEEKLINKLTLEGHQIRVEVQGYKTIKNELTTKEIYEADIVLIGAETNIDKTRFIGKKVYQTNVIEVIKDPLNVLNQGVLKSKVYFEDINFITTLNKEDKSYGLVNHISYGMNYLIPIIIIGGLCSALSLFIAKIIWGPNSDVGGPNNIEYPNNPLVIMKHIGSTSFMLMVPVLAAFIAKSIGGNYAIAPALVGGYIGNDVNTFFVLPGIPTILTPLGFIGAILSGFLVGNFTKWVNSWRVGNKLKNILGLFFIPIFGVFGITIIFVYLIGSPIGWIMHKFMSFIYSLYNVQSINIVTSIILGMILGGMICFDIGGPINKITFLTGVSLLNEQISEPMAIIGASLPIAPISIGITTLVLRRYFDDEQRSAGVSAIIMGIIGISEGAIPLTIKDPKRAVFANVCGGIITGGIVGLSKIHNNVSHGGPIVAVLGFVLYGRETILFFLSILIGVSINVIIYSLLLINSKGTIGSLKETYYTFTINTRIAYTKKIDDLKSSAKFLQKDIDKDKLDDIYNKIRILRVEYKAKTKVGKKYYKELYIDDKKDTINNKIYYKTYISSLKNWRKQQLISVKNNVKNMKLKDKILISKEKKVISNEFKKELYHSKISLHERYVNLFKEKIKV
- a CDS encoding Holliday junction resolvase RecU, whose translation is MILKNKGMFLEVLINNSIKKINQDNLAFILKMPIDSNIISYDSNIIKSSLKINNFCDYVGIFNGIYIEFEAKETEKKYFPLQNIKPNQVKKLNKINEHKGISFVLIYFHIFNEIFLMPSIHIKEFKVKKIPYEYFCSNYQKINFENGFIDLISIINHLISYT
- a CDS encoding DnaD family protein; protein product: MNKLFKDGLINKKTLLILNYKKVGINENQLSILLLIMELSTEEQKNFTPIQLSNYMTLTSDKIEQEISNLLKNSNIKIVIKSKKTILDLSPLFNKLLVKIEDEYTKTKNKENYKIIENKLNYKLKDTDITKLEEYSTSGLSIAKIASIIDSSNVETLDELFKLLDSKAKNSSVKITMYNWLND
- a CDS encoding HU family DNA-binding protein — translated: MTKKELSEKLSVNFSTSKADAEKMVSYVFDEITKALTSKEEVQIAGFGKFLTSDRAAREGVNPATGEKIKIAATTVAKFKAAKQLKDAVAK
- a CDS encoding NAD(P)H-dependent glycerol-3-phosphate dehydrogenase; this encodes MQSSKNITIIGTGAYGTVLANVLTDNGHNVIMHGIENSQVNDINDNHINSAFFRDLIINENIKATNDFPVAIEKAEVVILSVPTFALDSALDNILKYGKRKMSIINIAKGLDEENLDLLSNKIIKKLENKNVMKNFGALYGPSVAIEVILRKPTCIMSCSKDKVFADFIANLFSNEYFIVKSTTDIAGCEVSAALKNVIAIASGILQGYSASDNARASLITIGNAEIYKFAKVFGAEMTTFMNFATLGDLILTCSSFKSRNFSLGMAIAENNSAATALKYHKKTVEGVASAKVAFKLMEKYKIDTPLFEIMYKILYNNLNPSNLINSFFKFATVV
- the der gene encoding ribosome biogenesis GTPase Der, encoding MKKKGIVAIVGRPNVGKSTLFNRIIKEKKSIVEDVPGVTRDRLYGDAEWLTVPFILIDTGGITLQDTKFAKEIKMQAEIAIKEADLILFVLNYKDGICPEDNAVLKILYKTNKPIILVINKYDKKDDFNNSYEYLSLGLGEPVLVSSTHGIGVGDLLDRITQNLPNSDDIKEDESIKVSVVGKPNVGKSSFVNSLLGEKRMIVSDIPGTTIDAVDSSILVNNKKFLIIDTAGLRKKGKIYENLEKYSYIRSITSINKSDVVLLMLDISLPITDHDSNIGGFAFQESKPIIIIANKWDLVQKKDSNSMNKKEEEIRSYFKYLSYAKILFISATEKIRVNKVFDIIENVNQNLKKRIKTSVLNEIFNKAQLINPSPSHNGGRLRIYYSSQVEAYIPTFVLFVNDPSYAHFSYKRFLENQIRQHFDFSGVPIKIIFRDRRN
- the cmk gene encoding (d)CMP kinase, giving the protein MKKMIRVAVDGTAGSGKSTIMKLVSEKLNITFFDTGLMYRAFTLFCLKNNIDFKNSDIMEGLLHSFNFELNDSSEPIINGENYDKLLTSYDVVKNIKYVANNIKVREFMVNSQRKIAFNKSIIMVGRDITTVVLPNADLKIYFDCSIEARAKRRFEQNNQNNIIPNNYEEIYNSIYKRDENDKNRSIGALKVADSAWVFDTSFLTINEAVEKVIEKVKSIE
- a CDS encoding ferredoxin, with the translated sequence MKKTWIDKDLCIGCMACVEIDESETLFMDEDGLAEAKENNLELKECQMVCPTSAVKIKE
- a CDS encoding rod shape-determining protein → MASKKPIYVSLDLGTAYTLVYISGQGVIYNEPSIVAYKIPENRIVAVGNEAYKMIGKANKNLRIIRPMVNGVITDAKATQAQLNYIFKKLRIEKYLKNSVILMACPSVVTELEKSALKKIALNLGAADVFVEEEVKMAAIGGGVRVDAPSGHLVVDMGGGTSDAAVLSAGEIVLSKSIKIAGNLLNEEVLKFVKAQYGLEIGIKSAEQAKIKIGSLSKYPDERSIKLYGRDVVSGLPREIEVTPQEMREVLKIPLSKIIDLVVQVLEETPPELAGDIFRNGIVLCGGTALIKGIDKYFADTLQLPCKIAENPLMAVINGTRKFESEVYDMLKEQKFRNESTF